In Mycobacterium stomatepiae, the following are encoded in one genomic region:
- a CDS encoding acyl-CoA dehydrogenase family protein, whose protein sequence is MDLALDDETLAFQAEVRDFLSANAESIPTESYDNAEGFAQHRHWDRVLFDAGLSVINWPKKYGGRDASLLHWVVYEEEYFRAGAPGRASANGISMLAPTLFAHGTDEQLDRILPKMASGEQIWAQAWSEPESGSDLASLRSTATKTDGGWLLNGQKIWSSRAPFAEMGFGLFRSDPSAERHNGLTYFMFDLKAKGVTVRPIVQLGGDTGFGEIFLDDVFVPDEDVIGKPNDGWRAAMSTSSNERGMSLRSPARFLATAERLVQLWKDNGSPDAFADRVADAWINAQAYRLQTFGTVTRLAAGGELGAESSVTKVFWSDLDVAIHQTALDMRGADGELAGPWTDGLLFALGGPIYAGTNEIQRNIISERLLGLPREKSGGKK, encoded by the coding sequence ATGGACTTAGCACTAGACGACGAAACCCTGGCCTTTCAGGCCGAAGTGCGGGACTTCCTCTCGGCCAACGCCGAGTCGATCCCGACGGAGTCGTATGACAACGCGGAAGGCTTTGCCCAGCACCGCCATTGGGACAGAGTGCTATTCGACGCCGGCCTGTCGGTGATCAACTGGCCAAAGAAGTACGGCGGCCGCGACGCGTCGCTACTGCACTGGGTAGTCTACGAGGAGGAGTACTTCCGCGCCGGAGCCCCGGGCCGGGCCAGCGCCAACGGCATCTCGATGCTGGCGCCGACGCTGTTCGCGCACGGCACCGACGAGCAGCTGGACCGGATCCTGCCGAAAATGGCCAGTGGTGAACAGATCTGGGCGCAGGCCTGGTCGGAGCCCGAGTCCGGCAGCGACCTAGCCTCGTTGCGGTCCACCGCGACCAAGACCGACGGTGGCTGGCTGCTGAACGGTCAGAAGATCTGGAGCTCGCGGGCGCCGTTCGCCGAGATGGGCTTTGGGCTGTTCCGCTCCGACCCCTCGGCGGAGCGGCACAACGGGCTGACGTACTTCATGTTCGACCTGAAGGCCAAGGGCGTCACGGTGCGGCCGATCGTCCAGTTGGGCGGGGACACCGGCTTCGGCGAGATCTTCCTCGACGACGTCTTCGTGCCTGACGAGGACGTCATCGGCAAGCCCAACGACGGCTGGCGGGCGGCCATGAGTACGTCGAGCAACGAGCGCGGGATGTCCCTGCGCAGCCCGGCCCGCTTCCTCGCGACCGCCGAACGCCTGGTGCAGCTGTGGAAGGACAACGGCTCGCCCGATGCCTTTGCGGACCGTGTCGCCGACGCCTGGATCAACGCGCAGGCCTACCGGCTGCAGACCTTCGGCACGGTGACCCGACTGGCAGCCGGCGGCGAGCTGGGTGCCGAATCGTCGGTGACCAAGGTGTTCTGGTCCGACCTGGACGTGGCGATCCATCAGACCGCACTGGACATGCGCGGCGCCGACGGGGAACTTGCCGGGCCGTGGACCGATGGCTTGCTGTTTGCGCTGGGCGGCCCAATCTATGCCGGTACCAACGAAATTCAGCGCAATATCATCTCCGAGCGGCTGCTGGGCCTGCCGCGCGAAAAGTCCGGAGGCAAGAAGTGA
- the fadD3 gene encoding 3-((3aS,4S,7aS)-7a-methyl-1,5-dioxo-octahydro-1H-inden-4-yl)propanoate--CoA ligase FadD3: MTGDARTIPAALDRFVEQFPDHDALITDDRSFTATQLRDEVHRAAAALIALDVKAGDRVAVWSPNSWHWVIACLAIHHAGAAMVPLNTRYTASEAGDILARTEAPVLFAMGRFLGNDRLADLDRAALPALRHVVRIPIDTADGTWDEFIARGKDTDAVAERASAVVPDDVSDILFTSGTTGRSKGVLCAHRQSLSASASWAANGKMSSDDRYLCINPMFHNFGYKAGILACLQTGATLIPHLTFDPLRALQAIEQHRITVLPGPPTIYQTLLDHPARGDYDLSSLRFAVTGAATVPVVLVERMQSELDIDIVLTAYGLTEANGMGTSCRADDDAVTVATTCGRPFADFELRIDGADAPGESGEVLLRGPNVMLGYLDDPEATAAAIDADGWLHTGDIGVLDQNGNLRITDRLKDMYICGGFNVYPAEIEQVLARMDGVVDAAVIGVPDERLGEVGRAFLVIRPGANLDEESVIAYTREHLANFKAPRSVRFVDALPRNAGGKVVKPQLREWT, encoded by the coding sequence ATGACCGGCGATGCCCGCACCATTCCCGCGGCGCTGGATCGTTTCGTGGAGCAGTTCCCCGATCACGACGCCCTGATCACCGACGATCGGTCGTTCACTGCGACCCAGCTGCGTGACGAGGTACATCGCGCGGCGGCCGCCCTGATCGCCCTGGATGTCAAGGCCGGGGATCGGGTGGCCGTCTGGTCGCCGAACTCCTGGCATTGGGTGATCGCCTGCCTGGCGATCCACCACGCCGGCGCCGCGATGGTGCCGCTGAACACCCGCTACACCGCATCGGAGGCCGGCGACATCCTGGCGCGCACCGAGGCGCCGGTGCTGTTCGCAATGGGCCGATTCCTCGGCAACGATCGCCTTGCCGATCTGGACCGCGCCGCATTGCCCGCGTTGCGCCACGTCGTGCGGATCCCCATCGATACGGCAGATGGCACCTGGGACGAGTTCATCGCGCGCGGCAAGGACACCGACGCGGTGGCCGAACGTGCGTCGGCCGTCGTCCCCGACGACGTCAGCGACATCCTGTTCACGTCCGGCACGACCGGCCGCAGCAAGGGCGTGCTGTGCGCGCATCGGCAATCGCTGTCGGCCTCAGCGTCGTGGGCCGCCAACGGCAAAATGAGCAGCGACGACCGCTACCTGTGCATCAACCCGATGTTCCACAACTTCGGCTACAAGGCCGGCATCCTGGCCTGCCTGCAAACCGGCGCGACGCTGATCCCCCACCTGACGTTCGATCCGCTGCGCGCCCTGCAGGCGATCGAGCAGCATCGCATCACCGTATTGCCCGGGCCGCCAACGATTTACCAGACCCTGCTGGATCATCCGGCGCGCGGCGACTACGACCTGAGCTCGCTGCGGTTCGCGGTCACCGGCGCCGCCACGGTCCCGGTCGTGTTGGTGGAGCGCATGCAATCCGAGCTCGACATCGACATCGTGCTGACCGCTTACGGCCTGACCGAGGCCAACGGCATGGGCACCAGTTGCCGCGCCGACGACGACGCGGTAACCGTCGCGACCACCTGCGGGCGCCCGTTCGCGGATTTCGAATTGCGCATTGACGGCGCGGACGCGCCCGGCGAATCCGGCGAGGTGCTCCTTCGCGGGCCGAACGTGATGCTGGGCTACCTCGACGACCCGGAGGCCACCGCCGCGGCCATCGACGCCGACGGCTGGCTGCACACCGGCGACATCGGCGTCCTCGACCAGAACGGCAACCTGCGCATCACCGATCGGCTCAAGGACATGTACATCTGCGGCGGCTTCAACGTCTACCCCGCCGAGATCGAGCAGGTGCTGGCCCGCATGGATGGGGTGGTCGACGCCGCGGTGATCGGGGTTCCCGACGAGCGCCTCGGCGAGGTCGGCCGCGCGTTTCTGGTGATCCGGCCCGGTGCGAACCTCGACGAAGAATCGGTAATCGCTTATACCCGAGAACATTTGGCGAACTTCAAGGCACCGCGTTCGGTGCGGTTCGTCGACGCGTTGCCGCGCAATGCCGGCGGCAAGGTGGTCAAACCACAACTGCGAGAATGGACCTGA
- the ipdE1 gene encoding acyl-CoA dehydrogenase IpdE1: MQDVEEFRAEVRQWLADNLVGEFAALKGLGGPGREHEAFEERRAWNQHLAAAGLTCLGWPAEHGGRGLSTAHRVAFYEEYAKADAPDKVNHFGEELLGPTLIAFGTPEQQQRFLPRILDVTELWSQGYSEPGAGSDLANVATTAELDGDEWVINGQKVWTSLAHWAQWCFVVARTEKGSKRHAGLSYLLVPLDQPGVQVRPIVQLTGDSEFNEVFFDDARTEAHLVVGEPGDGWRVAMGTLTFERGVSTLGQQIRYARELSNLAGVAQRNGAAEDPFIRERLTRAWTGLRAMRSYALATMDVEQPGQDNVSKLLWANWHRDLGELAMDIVGKPGLTLTDGEFDEWQRLFLFTRADTIYGGSNEIQRNIIAERVLGLPREVRG; this comes from the coding sequence ATGCAGGACGTCGAGGAGTTCCGGGCGGAGGTCCGCCAGTGGCTCGCCGACAATCTGGTCGGCGAATTCGCAGCGCTCAAGGGTCTTGGCGGTCCCGGACGCGAACATGAGGCATTCGAAGAACGCCGGGCATGGAATCAGCATCTCGCCGCCGCGGGTCTGACCTGTCTGGGGTGGCCGGCCGAGCACGGCGGGCGGGGGCTTTCGACCGCGCACCGGGTGGCGTTCTACGAGGAGTACGCCAAGGCCGATGCTCCGGACAAGGTCAACCACTTCGGCGAGGAGCTGCTCGGCCCGACGCTGATCGCGTTCGGCACACCCGAGCAACAGCAGCGATTCCTGCCCCGCATCCTCGACGTCACCGAGCTGTGGAGCCAGGGCTATTCGGAGCCCGGCGCCGGCAGCGACCTGGCTAATGTCGCGACGACCGCCGAACTCGACGGCGACGAGTGGGTGATCAACGGCCAGAAGGTGTGGACGTCGCTGGCGCACTGGGCGCAGTGGTGCTTTGTGGTGGCCCGCACCGAGAAGGGATCCAAGCGGCACGCCGGGTTGTCGTACCTGCTGGTGCCGCTGGACCAGCCGGGTGTCCAAGTGCGACCGATCGTCCAGCTAACCGGCGACTCGGAATTCAACGAGGTGTTCTTCGACGACGCCCGGACCGAGGCTCACCTGGTGGTAGGCGAGCCGGGCGACGGCTGGCGGGTCGCGATGGGCACGCTGACCTTCGAGCGCGGCGTCTCGACGCTGGGGCAGCAAATTCGTTACGCCCGTGAGCTTTCCAATCTCGCCGGGGTAGCCCAGCGCAACGGCGCCGCCGAGGACCCGTTCATCAGGGAACGGCTGACGCGGGCCTGGACCGGCCTGCGGGCAATGCGTTCGTACGCCTTGGCCACGATGGACGTCGAGCAGCCCGGCCAGGACAATGTGTCGAAGTTGTTGTGGGCCAACTGGCACCGCGATCTGGGTGAGCTGGCGATGGACATCGTCGGCAAGCCCGGCCTGACCCTGACCGACGGCGAATTCGACGAGTGGCAGCGGCTGTTCTTGTTCACCCGCGCCGACACCATCTACGGCGGATCCAACGAGATCCAGCGCAACATCATCGCCGAGCGGGTGCTCGGCCTACCTCGGGAAGTTCGTGGATGA
- the ipdF gene encoding (5R,7aS)-5-hydroxy-7a-methyl-1-oxo-2,3,5,6,7,7a-hexahydro-1H-indene-carboxyl-CoA reductase, with amino-acid sequence MSLAEAPKEIAGHGLLTGKVVVVTAAAGTGIGSATARRALAEGADVVISDHHERRLGETAEELSALGQGRVEHVVCDVTSTAQVDALIASTTARLGRLDVLVNNAGLGGQTPVVDMTDDEWDRVLNVTLTSVLRATRAALRYFREAQHGGIIVNNASVLGWRAQHSQSHYAAAKAGVMALTRCSAIEAAEYGVRINAVSPSIARHKFLEKTSSSELLDRLSEGEAFGRAAEPWEVAATIAFLASDYSSYLTGEVISVSSQHP; translated from the coding sequence ATGAGTTTGGCCGAAGCGCCGAAAGAGATTGCCGGACATGGACTTTTGACCGGAAAGGTCGTCGTCGTGACCGCGGCCGCGGGTACCGGCATCGGCTCGGCGACCGCGCGCCGAGCCTTGGCCGAGGGTGCCGACGTGGTGATCTCCGATCACCACGAGCGACGACTAGGGGAGACCGCCGAGGAGCTGTCGGCGCTGGGTCAGGGGCGCGTCGAGCACGTGGTGTGCGACGTGACGTCGACGGCTCAGGTCGACGCGCTGATCGCCTCGACCACCGCGCGGCTGGGCCGCCTCGACGTGCTGGTCAACAACGCCGGGCTGGGCGGGCAGACGCCGGTGGTCGACATGACCGACGACGAGTGGGACCGCGTCCTGAATGTGACGCTGACGTCGGTGCTGCGCGCCACCCGTGCGGCACTGCGGTATTTCCGCGAGGCGCAGCACGGCGGGATCATCGTCAACAACGCCAGCGTGCTGGGCTGGCGGGCTCAACATTCGCAGTCTCACTACGCGGCCGCCAAGGCCGGGGTGATGGCCCTGACCCGTTGCAGCGCAATCGAAGCCGCCGAATACGGGGTGCGGATCAACGCGGTGTCGCCGAGTATCGCGCGGCATAAGTTTCTGGAGAAGACGTCGTCGTCCGAACTGCTGGATCGGCTGTCGGAGGGCGAGGCGTTCGGCCGGGCCGCCGAACCGTGGGAAGTGGCGGCCACCATCGCGTTCCTGGCCAGCGATTACTCGAGCTACCTGACTGGTGAAGTCATCTCGGTGTCTAGTCAGCACCCGTGA
- the kstR2 gene encoding TetR family transcriptional regulator KstR2, with translation MDRVTGQANSRRDELLELAATMFAERGLRATTVRDIADGAGILSGSLYHHFSSKEEMVDELLRDFLDWLFTRYREIVDSEANPLERLKGLFMASFEAIEHRHAQVVIYQDEAQRLLSQPRFAYIEDMNRQQRKMWVELLHQGVEEGCFRPDLDVDLIYRFIRDTTWVSVRWYQPGGPLTAEQVGQQYLAIVLGGVTKEGV, from the coding sequence GTGGACCGAGTGACCGGTCAGGCGAACAGCCGGCGAGACGAGCTCTTGGAGCTTGCCGCGACCATGTTCGCCGAACGGGGTCTGCGGGCCACCACCGTGCGCGATATCGCCGACGGCGCCGGCATTCTGTCCGGCAGCCTGTATCACCATTTCTCCTCGAAAGAGGAGATGGTCGACGAATTGTTGCGCGACTTCCTGGACTGGTTGTTCACCCGCTACCGCGAAATCGTGGACAGTGAAGCCAATCCGTTGGAGCGGCTCAAGGGCCTGTTCATGGCTTCGTTCGAGGCGATCGAGCACCGGCACGCCCAGGTGGTGATCTATCAGGACGAGGCCCAACGGCTGTTGTCGCAGCCCCGGTTCGCCTACATCGAGGACATGAACCGGCAACAGCGCAAGATGTGGGTCGAGCTGCTGCATCAGGGCGTCGAGGAGGGCTGCTTCCGGCCAGATCTGGACGTGGACCTGATCTACCGATTTATTCGTGACACCACCTGGGTGTCGGTCCGCTGGTATCAGCCCGGCGGACCGCTCACCGCAGAGCAGGTGGGTCAACAATATCTCGCCATCGTGCTTGGCGGGGTCACCAAAGAAGGAGTCTGA
- the fadA6 gene encoding steroid 3-ketoacyl-CoA thiolase FadA6: MAEAYVIDAIRTAVGKRNGALAGIHPVDLGAHAWRGLLDRVDVDPAAVDDVIAGCVDAIGGQAGNIARLSWLAAGYPEEVPGVTVDRQCGSSQQAVSFGAQAIMAGTADLIVAGGMQNMSWIPISSAMTVGEQFGFTSPTNESKQWLHRYGDQEISQFRGSELIAEKWNISREEMEQYSLTSHERAFAAIRSGHFDNEILTVETESGPFRVDEGPRESSLEKLAGLKTLVDGGRLTAAMASQISDGASAVLLASEQAVKEHKLTPRARIHHISARAADPVFMLTGPIPATRYALEKTGLSIGDIDTVEINEAFVPVVMAWLKEVEADPEKVNPNGGAIALGHPLGATGAKLFTTMLNELERIGGRYGLQTMCEGGGTANVTIIERL, from the coding sequence ATGGCTGAGGCGTACGTGATTGACGCTATACGTACCGCGGTCGGCAAGCGCAACGGCGCCCTGGCCGGGATCCATCCCGTCGACCTGGGGGCCCACGCGTGGCGCGGGCTGCTTGACCGGGTCGACGTCGACCCCGCCGCCGTCGACGATGTGATCGCCGGCTGCGTCGATGCCATCGGCGGCCAGGCGGGCAACATCGCGCGGCTCTCGTGGTTGGCCGCCGGCTACCCCGAAGAGGTGCCCGGTGTCACGGTGGACCGGCAGTGTGGGTCCAGCCAGCAGGCGGTTTCTTTTGGCGCGCAGGCGATCATGGCGGGGACGGCGGATCTGATCGTGGCCGGCGGCATGCAGAACATGAGCTGGATCCCGATCTCGTCGGCGATGACGGTCGGCGAGCAGTTCGGCTTCACCTCGCCGACCAACGAGTCCAAGCAGTGGCTGCACCGCTACGGCGATCAGGAGATCTCACAGTTCCGCGGATCGGAGCTGATCGCGGAGAAGTGGAACATCTCGCGTGAAGAGATGGAGCAGTACTCGCTGACCAGCCACGAGCGCGCGTTCGCGGCGATTCGTAGCGGCCACTTCGACAACGAAATCCTCACCGTGGAAACAGAATCCGGGCCCTTCCGGGTCGACGAGGGTCCGCGCGAGTCGTCGCTGGAGAAGTTGGCCGGCCTGAAGACTCTGGTCGACGGCGGCCGGCTGACGGCGGCGATGGCCAGCCAGATCTCCGATGGCGCGAGTGCGGTGTTGCTCGCTTCCGAGCAGGCGGTCAAGGAGCACAAGCTGACCCCCCGCGCCCGCATCCATCACATCAGCGCGCGCGCGGCCGACCCGGTGTTCATGCTCACTGGCCCGATTCCGGCCACCCGCTACGCGCTGGAAAAGACCGGGCTTTCGATCGGCGACATCGACACCGTCGAGATCAACGAGGCCTTCGTGCCGGTGGTGATGGCGTGGCTCAAAGAGGTCGAGGCGGACCCGGAGAAGGTCAACCCCAACGGCGGCGCGATCGCGCTGGGGCACCCACTGGGCGCCACGGGCGCAAAGCTGTTCACCACGATGCTCAACGAGCTCGAACGCATCGGCGGCCGCTACGGCCTGCAGACGATGTGCGAGGGCGGTGGCACCGCCAACGTCACGATCATCGAGCGGCTGTAA
- the ipdC gene encoding (3aS,4S,5R,7aS)-5-hydroxy-7a-methyl-1-oxo-octahydro-1H-indene-4-carboxyl-CoA dehydrogenase, producing the protein MKLRTPLTELVGVEHPVVQTGMGWVAGARLVAATANAGGLGILASATMTLDELDTAIKKVKAATDKPFGVNMRADAADAGDRVELMIREGVKVASFALAPKQELIVRLKDAGAVVIPSIGAAKHAHKVASWGADAMIVQGGEGGGHTGPVATTLLLPSVLDAVKGTGIPVIAAGGFFDGRGLAAALSYGAAGVAMGTRFLLTSDSTVPDTVKRRYLESALDGTVVTKRVDGMPHRVLRTGLVEKLENGTPIRGLTAAVRNAAKFKHMSGMTWKSMIQDGLAMRHGKEMTLAQVVMAANTPMLLKAGLVEGNTEAGVLASGQVAGILEDLPSCAELIESIVREAVEHLQAASSFIEG; encoded by the coding sequence ATGAAGCTGCGCACGCCGCTGACCGAGCTGGTCGGTGTCGAGCACCCGGTGGTGCAAACCGGGATGGGCTGGGTGGCCGGAGCCCGCCTGGTAGCGGCCACCGCCAATGCCGGCGGGCTCGGCATCCTGGCGTCGGCCACGATGACGCTGGACGAGCTCGACACCGCCATCAAGAAGGTCAAGGCCGCCACGGACAAGCCGTTCGGCGTGAACATGCGCGCGGACGCCGCCGACGCCGGCGACCGGGTCGAGCTGATGATCCGCGAGGGCGTCAAGGTCGCGTCGTTCGCACTGGCTCCCAAGCAGGAGTTGATCGTACGGCTGAAAGATGCTGGGGCGGTGGTGATCCCGTCGATCGGCGCGGCCAAGCACGCGCACAAGGTGGCGAGCTGGGGTGCCGACGCAATGATCGTGCAGGGCGGCGAGGGCGGTGGCCACACCGGACCCGTCGCCACCACGCTGCTGTTGCCGTCGGTGCTGGACGCCGTCAAGGGCACCGGCATCCCCGTCATCGCGGCGGGCGGCTTCTTCGACGGCCGCGGTCTGGCCGCGGCCCTATCCTACGGCGCGGCCGGTGTCGCGATGGGCACCAGATTTCTGCTCACCTCGGATTCCACGGTGCCCGACACGGTCAAGCGCCGCTATCTAGAGTCGGCGCTGGACGGCACGGTGGTCACCAAGCGCGTCGACGGCATGCCACACCGGGTGCTGCGTACCGGGTTGGTTGAAAAGCTGGAAAACGGCACGCCAATAAGGGGTTTGACTGCAGCGGTTCGCAATGCCGCGAAATTCAAGCACATGTCCGGGATGACGTGGAAGTCGATGATTCAGGACGGCCTGGCGATGCGCCACGGCAAGGAAATGACCCTGGCGCAGGTCGTGATGGCGGCCAATACGCCAATGTTGTTGAAAGCCGGGCTCGTTGAGGGCAACACCGAGGCCGGGGTGCTGGCGTCCGGACAAGTCGCCGGTATTCTCGAGGACCTGCCGTCGTGCGCCGAGCTGATCGAATCAATCGTGCGTGAGGCCGTCGAGCACCTACAAGCGGCGTCGAGCTTCATCGAGGGCTAA
- the ipdB gene encoding cholesterol ring-cleaving hydrolase subunit IpdB codes for MSTRAEVCAIACAELFREAGEIMVSPMTNMASVGARLARLTFSPDILLTDGEAQLLADTPALGASGAVEGWMPFGRVFETLAWGRRHVVMGANQVDRFGNQNISAFGPLQQPKRQMFGVRGAPGNAINHATSYWVGNHSKRVFCEKVDIVCGIGWDNVDADNPAFRFANTYRMVSNLGVFDFGGPDRTMRAVSLHPGVSADEVRENTSFEIHGLDGADETRLPTDAELSLIREKIDPKALRDREIRS; via the coding sequence GTGAGCACCCGAGCCGAAGTGTGCGCGATCGCCTGTGCCGAACTGTTCAGGGAAGCCGGCGAGATCATGGTCAGCCCGATGACGAACATGGCCTCGGTCGGCGCGCGGCTGGCCCGCCTGACGTTCTCCCCCGACATTCTGCTGACCGACGGCGAAGCACAGCTGCTCGCCGATACACCGGCACTGGGCGCCTCGGGCGCCGTCGAGGGGTGGATGCCGTTCGGCCGCGTCTTCGAGACACTGGCCTGGGGCCGCCGCCACGTGGTGATGGGCGCCAATCAGGTTGACCGCTTTGGCAATCAGAACATCTCGGCGTTCGGCCCCTTGCAGCAGCCCAAGCGGCAGATGTTCGGCGTCCGCGGCGCGCCCGGCAACGCGATCAACCACGCGACCAGCTACTGGGTCGGCAACCACTCCAAGCGCGTGTTCTGCGAGAAGGTCGACATCGTCTGCGGAATCGGCTGGGACAACGTGGATGCCGACAATCCGGCATTCCGTTTCGCCAATACCTATCGGATGGTGTCGAACCTCGGCGTGTTCGACTTCGGCGGGCCGGACCGCACCATGCGGGCGGTGTCGCTGCATCCCGGAGTTTCGGCCGACGAGGTGCGGGAGAACACGTCGTTCGAGATCCACGGACTCGATGGAGCCGACGAGACCCGGCTGCCTACCGATGCCGAGCTGAGCCTGATTCGCGAAAAGATCGACCCGAAAGCGTTGCGCGACCGAGAGATACGTTCATGA
- the ipdA gene encoding cholesterol ring-cleaving hydrolase subunit IpdA — translation MSDKRTTLDEAVAGLRSGMTIGIGGWGSRRKPMAFVRAMLRTDVKDLTVVTYGGPDLGLLCSAGKVKRVYYGFVSLDSPPFYDPWFAKARSAGAIEAREMDEGMLRCGLQAAAQRLPFLPIRAGLGSSVLDFWEGELKTVTSPYPAPGGGHETLIAMPALRLDAAFAHLNLGDSQGNAAYTGIDPYFDDLFLMAAEKRYLSVERVVSTQELIKAVPPQALLVNRMMVDGVVEAPNGAHFTTAAPDYGRDEKFQRHYAEAASTDEGWQQFVATYLSGGEDEYQSAVRAFAEEAAK, via the coding sequence TTGAGCGACAAGAGAACCACGCTCGACGAGGCCGTTGCCGGGCTGCGCAGCGGCATGACCATCGGCATCGGCGGTTGGGGATCGCGGCGCAAGCCGATGGCGTTCGTGCGCGCCATGCTGCGCACCGATGTCAAGGACCTGACCGTGGTCACCTACGGCGGACCCGACCTTGGGCTGCTGTGTTCGGCGGGCAAGGTCAAGCGGGTGTACTACGGGTTCGTCTCGCTGGACTCGCCGCCCTTCTACGACCCGTGGTTCGCCAAAGCCCGCAGCGCAGGGGCGATCGAGGCCCGCGAGATGGATGAGGGCATGCTGCGCTGCGGCCTACAGGCGGCGGCACAACGGTTGCCGTTCCTGCCGATTCGCGCCGGGCTGGGGAGCTCGGTGCTGGACTTCTGGGAGGGCGAGCTGAAGACGGTGACCAGCCCGTATCCGGCGCCCGGCGGCGGGCACGAGACGCTGATCGCGATGCCGGCGCTGCGCCTGGACGCCGCGTTCGCGCACCTCAATCTCGGTGACAGCCAAGGCAATGCGGCCTACACCGGAATCGACCCCTACTTCGACGACCTGTTCTTGATGGCCGCCGAGAAGCGCTACCTTTCGGTGGAACGGGTGGTGTCCACCCAAGAGCTGATCAAGGCGGTGCCGCCGCAGGCGCTGCTGGTCAACCGGATGATGGTCGACGGCGTCGTCGAAGCACCGAACGGCGCTCACTTCACCACCGCCGCACCGGATTACGGTCGCGATGAGAAATTCCAGCGGCACTACGCCGAGGCCGCCTCGACCGACGAGGGTTGGCAACAGTTCGTGGCCACCTACCTATCCGGCGGCGAGGACGAATATCAATCCGCCGTGCGCGCTTTCGCAGAGGAGGCAGCCAAGTGA
- the echA20 gene encoding (7aS)-7a-methyl-1,5-dioxo-2,3,5,6,7,7a-hexahydro-1H-indene-carboxyl-CoA hydrolase, with translation MTITSTSTEPGIVAVTVDYPPVNAIPSKGWFELGDAITAAGANPETHAVILRAEGRGFNAGVDIKEMQRTEGFTALIDANRGCYHAFRAVYECAVPVIAAVNGFCVGGGIGLVGNADAIVASDDATFGLPEVERGALGAATHLSRLVPQHMMRRLFFTAATVDAATLHHFGSVHEVVPRDELDEAALRVARDIAAKDTRVIRAAKEALNLIDVQRVNSSYRMEQGFTFELNLAGVSDEHRDAFAGTTKGEKS, from the coding sequence TTGACCATTACATCCACCAGCACAGAACCGGGCATAGTCGCCGTCACCGTCGACTACCCGCCCGTCAACGCCATCCCTTCGAAGGGCTGGTTCGAACTCGGCGACGCGATCACGGCCGCCGGCGCGAACCCCGAGACCCACGCCGTGATCCTGCGCGCCGAGGGCCGCGGCTTCAACGCCGGTGTCGACATCAAGGAGATGCAGCGCACCGAGGGCTTCACCGCGCTGATCGACGCCAACCGCGGCTGCTACCACGCGTTTCGGGCGGTCTATGAATGCGCCGTGCCGGTGATCGCCGCGGTGAACGGTTTCTGCGTCGGCGGCGGCATCGGCCTGGTCGGCAACGCCGACGCGATCGTGGCCTCCGACGACGCCACTTTCGGGCTGCCGGAAGTGGAACGCGGCGCGCTGGGCGCGGCCACACACCTGTCCCGGCTGGTCCCCCAGCACATGATGCGGCGGCTGTTCTTCACCGCGGCCACCGTGGACGCCGCCACCCTGCACCACTTCGGTTCGGTGCACGAGGTGGTCCCCCGCGACGAACTCGACGAGGCCGCCCTGCGGGTCGCCCGCGACATCGCCGCCAAGGACACCCGCGTGATCCGCGCGGCCAAGGAAGCGCTGAACTTGATCGACGTTCAGCGAGTCAACTCGAGTTACCGCATGGAGCAAGGCTTTACGTTCGAGCTCAACCTCGCCGGGGTGTCCGACGAGCACCGCGACGCGTTCGCCGGTACGACGAAGGGTGAGAAGTCTTGA